The window TCCTGATCAATCTGGCGAGCCATCAACTCTTCCCTGCGGCGCGAGACACGGATTTGGAAAAGCGTTATCATCGCAGAAAGAGATTGGACGCGCTACCGCAGATTACCTAAAGTGCGCGCTGGCCGTGTACATATGCTACACCAGGCTGATATATCTAAATCATGCCCAGGGGACGCTTCCCCGGCACCGTGCCTATTTTCTTTTTAGGCATACGAAATCCGTACCCAGTTTCGCTGCTAGACAAGCAGCAAAACGTAGGGCCCGCGTGTCGCGGGTCGGACGCCTGGTACCCGCTTCGCGACCCGCGTTCGCGCGGGGCCCTACTAAACCCAACACCATATAAGAGCACCGTCATGTCCCATCACCACGAAAAACCTGAAAAACACGAACTGGGCGCCTCCGCGCACGGTTCGCAGGTTGCCGTGATCGATGGCAACCGACTCATTTGCCCCTGCTGCGGAGAAGTCCTGGCCATCCTGGCTGATGAGCCTCCTGAGGAGCCAGTCGATAACGAGTCTGTCAATAACGAACCGGCCCAAGAAGAGCCAGCCGACGAGCCACCATGGCAACCGACCGAGTCGAAACACTTCGTCCTACCGCAACCGGACTTATCATCCCCCTGGGATGAAATCGCTCGTCGGCAAGACGCCCTTAAAGAAGCCGCCTGGGAGGCCTACAACCAGTCCGAAAAGGCCAAGCAGGAAGCACTTTACGCCCAATATCTAGAGTCCGATGACCCCGGCTTCCTAGCCGATTATCTGACGGTGCCGATCGATCCTGAGATCGACGCCTACGAGATCCCCGCCGAAGATCCGCCCCCGCTGCCCAGTCGAAAAAAGACAAAGCCAGCGCGGACGGTGACCCGGCCACCACGCGAGCAAAACACAGAGACCTGGCGCCAACGGAAACTCCGTTGGCGAACGCATCTGTTCGAAGAACCTCGCACGCGCGATCGAGAACGTTTCTTGGCGTGGACCTTCTACCACACCAAGATGCTCGACCTGCAACTGCAGGAAGAGATTCGTTTGAAGCAGGCCAAGATCGAAGGCCTGCGATTCGAGCATGGCGTTTCAGAAGAAACACCCTCGTACGAAGCGCACTTGCCTGACGATAACCTGCCAAGGGCACGACCTCACGTTGCAGTCCAAGAGTTCGACCTTCTGTACTGGATCGAACAGGTAAGCCGGTCAGAAGAAAAACACGCCCACAAAGACGTGAGCATGGCACCCGCCGATGTCAAACCGAACCAGTATCTAGCCAACGAACGCGGCCCTCCCTGACTTAACCTCCGGTAGGGTGCGAGCAGAGACGCGAAGCGGAACGTATCGCACCAAATGCGGTCTCCATCAAATGGCAACGCGACAACGTTGTGCATGGTGCGATTCGCTGCGCTGCTCAGCACCCTACATCAAAACAGGGTTCTCATCTCTTGTCCCCTCTCCCTCGAAGGGAGAGGGGTTCCTGAACAAAATTTAACAAAGACCACAAGAACACGTTCCGAATCGTTCGGGAACGTCGTTCGCGCATGCGCTGCCAACAAGCCGGATGCCCCCTCACCCTAACCCTCTCTGTGCGGGTAAGGGGGCGAAGGGACCGGAGATGTGTAGGCATCACGGCAATGTTGATCATGATGCGACTGGCTGCGCTGCTCAGCGTCCTACGTCGATGGGACGCTCGTGTATGCGCCCGTTTGCTCCGCTTTATTTGGGCGCTGTTTCTAGGTAAGGAGACAATCAACCACATGCGACCTCATCACCCTCTTATCCGTGTCCATCCGCGAAATCTGTCGTTTAAACCACTTCCCTCAGTGATCTCGGTGAACTCTGTGGCTAACTCTTTGAATTTCTGCGACGCAGGGTCGCTTCTGAATCACCGTCGGACATACCCTGCCGAATCGTCCCGTTCTTCGTTAAAATCAACCGGTTCAGACGCCAACTCGCATCCAGACAGGGAAACTTCACATGTCGCACGAACAATACGAAAACCCGTTGATCTCTCGGTATGCCTCGCGGGACATGAGTTTTTTGTGGAGTCCGCAGAAGAAGCATTCCACTTGGCGGCGTCTCTGGTTGGCCTTGGCCGAGTCAGAGCAAGAGCTGGGGCTTTCGATTTCTGACGAGCAGCTCGAAGCGATGCGGGCCAACCTGGACAACATCGATTTCGACCTGGCTGCCAAGCATGAAAAGCGTCGCCGGCACGATGTGATGGCCCACGTCGAGACGTTCGCCGAAGCGGCACCGGTCGCCAAGCCGATCATTCACTTGGGTGCAACCAGCTGCTTCGTGACCGATAATACCGACCTCATTCTTCTGCGGGAATCTCTCGAACTCGTCCGCGATCGACTGGTTCGCTGCATTTACCTCTTGGCCGACTTCGCCAAACAATATCGCGACCTCCCCTGCCTCGGTTTCACGCATTTGCAATCGGCCCAACCGACCACCATCGGCAAGCGGGCCACGCTGTGGTGCTACGATCTGGTGCTCGATTTGGAAGAGGTCGAACACCGTTTGGACTTGCTTCGTTTCCGCAGCACCAAGGGAACCACCGGAACCCAGGCCAGCTTCCTGGAACTACTGCACGGCGATCACGACCAAGTGAAGAAGCTCGAAAAGCGGGTCGCCGAAAAGATGGGCTTCGATCAGCTGTACGCCGTCACCGGGCAGACTTACTCGCGTAAGGTCGATACCCAGGTGCTGGACTGCCTGAGCGGCATCGCCCAGTCGGCCCATAAGATAGCGACCGACGTGCGAATTCTGTCCCATCGCCGCGAAATAGAAGAACCGATTGAAGAAAACCAAATCGGTTCGTCCGCGATGCCATACAAGCGCAACCCGATGCGAAGCGAACGTATTTGCGGGCTGGCTCGCTATGTGATCAGCAACCAGGCCAACGGTGCCAACACCCTGGCAACCCAGTGGATGGAACGCACCCTAGACGATAGTGCCAACCGCCGACTGAGCCTGCCCCTGTCGTTTTTAGGGATCGATGCGATTTTGATCATTCTGGCCAACGTGTGCGACGGGCTGGTGGTCTATCCTGCGTTGATCAAACGTCACCTGGCCGAAGAATTGCCATTTATGGCAACCGAGAACTTGATGATGGCCGCCGTCAAAGCTGGCGGCGATCGGCAGGATCTGCACGAAAAAATTCGCGTCTACTCGCGCGAAGCAGGAGCACGCATCAAGCAGGAAGGGCTCGATAACGATCTGCTGGCCCGAATTAAAGCGGACCCAGCGTTCCCCGAGTTCGACGCGGAAGCCATTTTGCAACCGTTACAATACGTCGGCCGGGCCCCAGAACAGGTCGACGACTTCCTCGCCGATATCATTCAACCCATCCGCGATCGCTACGCGAATGTTTCGCTTGAGAACGAAGAGTTGAAAGTTTAAATGTACGGCCCCACGAATCTTATCCCCTCTCCACCGTCCTCGGGAGAGAGGGTTAGGGCGAGGGGGCCTGGCTGCTGCATGAGAGGCATCCGACCCGCAGCACGCGGGCTCTACCTCAGATTAAGTCGACCCGGCGTTTTTTGCGGCGCGACTTTTTCTGGCACTCTTCGCAGACGCCGTTGACGATGAAACGATGGCCAGTGGCGCGGAATTGATGCTTGCGGGCCACTTCGTCGCGAAGCTCTTTGAGTTCCGCACTTTGAAATTCGATCAATTGCTGACACTGAGTGCAGTAAAGGTGATCGTGATCGGGGTAGCCATAGTCGTGTTCGTACACGGCTCGGCCGCCGATTTCCATCTTCCTGAGCAGGCCTGATTCGACCAATTCATTCAGCGTTCGATAAACGGTCGGGCGGCTGACACGATCGGAACCTTTGCTGTGGTGCGAAAGTTCGTCGATCAATTGATCGGCATCGAAATGCTCGTGGTGGCTAAAAACGTGCTCGATGAGGATACGGCGCGGCTGCGTGATTCGCTTTCCCTTACTTTTAAGGTACTCCTCGAACCGCTCCATCGGGGTTAGAGCAACGTCGACGGCTTCCAAAGCAAACGGATCAGACATGGGAATCTCAATAAGGACAACAAGGGCTTCTGCTTTGTTGAGACTGAGTTGCTTTATCTATCTAATTGCTGTTTAAGAAGATACGAAGATGCAACGCTCATCAGTCTCAATACGGAATTCTAGGCCAAAGTTGCCCAGCTACAAGCCCAGGTTTGGCCTGAATTTGACAACCGCACGCAAGCGAGCCGTACAATGAAAAAACGGGCAGCACCCATTGAGAATGCTGCCCGTGTTTACGGGTTTTCTAAGTTGTTTGTTTTTGGCAACTTAGCCGATTTCATCGAGCAGGCGTTCCATAGCCAGATCGAGCTTTTCGTCGGTTAGGTAGCTTCCGTCGGCGATTTGGGCCTTAATCTGGGCGACTCGATCCGCACGAATGTCCGGGATGTCCTTCACCTGGCTGGCAAAGTCGGCTTCGTGAGAAATATCGAGTTCGTCGACGGTGTCGAATTGGCTACGGCTGTCTACGGTCGGGGCCTGCGGTGCGTGATGCGGACCTCGGATGGACTGTGCCGGGTGAACTGCGGTTGGGCCATTAATATGCATGGTAAATCCTAACTCCCTTTGACGTCTTTATGCTTGAGTTTTGGGTTGATTGGGTCCACTCAAACGTAACGTCCTTAAAATCATGACCGGAACGGAGGTCTGGGCTTTCCCTAAGTTGGTTTGCCCGGCTTCTTCAGGCAACCCGTGGGAGGCAGTTTCCCAACCTCGCAAATATAGTTCATTGGCGTCTTCCATGGTGCCGTATTCCGTGTCAGTTATAGCCATCCGTGTGAAGCAAGTGACTCACGGCGAAGAGTTCGTCAGGAAGTACCCTTCTTATCGACTTGCTAGCACTCGAGATTCAACCATCCTTGACTCGGTCTCGTTATGCAGTCCCTGGCAACGTCGCCGACCAGGCTGTCTCTTTCGGACCGGCAAATTAAACCGATTAAACGGCTTATTCAGGGCCCCAGAGAACCGTCGGCGGCGAGTACCTGCCTTGCGTATCGCACAATCGTTACGACTGCACTATGCAAATGGTTTGCCAAAAATTACGGCGATTGTTGCTCTAGCGACATTTTTCCCATGCCGCCCGGCAAACGAGCCCGAGAGTACGGCAATTGTCAGATTGGCTCAATCGCAATTGCGACCGACGCAGCCTGAATCTTGAGAAATTCCGGCCCCATCCGAGGATTTCCTCGAATTATTTCGACATAGGAGGAAACCAACACGTCAATTCGTACGTTAACCTAACTATAGGGAAGCGGTTCTTTCCTTGGTAATTCTCATTATTTGCCTTCAGATCAGCACACACGAAGCGAATAATAAACAGGAGAGGCCCCAGATCGGCGTGGAAGACAAGCAAAGATCGGAGCCCATGGCCCACAAGGGGTGCAACCAAGCCCCTCCGAAGGCCTTGATTGCAATTTTACCCCCCTTTAAATTCACCTAACGCCTTGGGATACCACGTTAGTCCTATTGCAAGGGTGAGCCTTTTTTACTAAATCTAAGAAAGACGTGAACCAGAGGAGTCTATTTCACGTCTAAAACTTAGAGTAGAGCACGCGTCAGTGCAGCGCAGGATTCGCTGCTGTCAGCTACAGGGACTGTAGCGAACTTTCCCTTGGGAGTTCGCTCATGAACGACTCGCTTTTCGATACCATGCAAATCAAGCTGGAAGACGCCCGAGACCGGGAAGAAGCCCGGATCATGGTAGGCCTAGCGCCTTACATGGAGCTATCCGATTGGATGGACCAACAGTTGATCAAACTGCGCCTCGAATTCCACGATTTTGAAACCACCAAGTCCCAGCGTCAGAGCGATTGGGCCAAAGTGGCTCCTCAATCGTAACTTGTTCGCTGGTGCCGGTATCCATTCATTCTTTATCTCTTTCGGCGTCCACAAAGCTTTCAGAATGACCTAAACTAAGAGTGTCCTAATTTTTTGGGACACTCTTTTCGTTTCTTGACCGAGAGGCAGCCATGTCGCAAGACCCATCGAATCTAGACACCATCAAGCAACAGATTCGCCAAGGTAACAAGCTCGAAGCAATTAAAACGCTGCGAGAAGAATCCGGCATAGGCCTGAAAGAAGCCAAAGATCAAGTCGACGCGATCCAGGCCAAGATGATCGCCGACGGTGAAACCCTACCCAAAGCTGGCGGCTGTGCCGGCGTGCTGATCCTGATCGCCGCAGGCCTGGGTAGCTTGGGTGCTTGGATGCTAACTTAAAGCAGCCAGCGAAACGGTTGACAGCCAGTCGACGACAGGACAGGATGAGCTTCCCGCCTCAATCCCACCTCTCTTGAAAGTCGCAGCTTTGTCCCTGCTTCGTTGCCTATTGCCGTTGATCGTTGTTTTTCTTGCTTGCCCTGCGTTACCTGCTAGCGAACTGCCAGCTGTCTCGAGCAAGGCTCCTGTTCCCGTCCATCATTTTCCCGATACGTTGCATGCCGTGGTTTGGCGCAATTGGGGCTTGGTGCCGGTTGAAATTCTCTCCGATGTCCTAGAGGCCACGCCCGAGCAAATCACCGCACTCGCCGCTTCGATGGGCCTGCCAGACAACGTAGACGTTCCGCGGCAGATGGCTACCCGCGGGTACATCACACTGGTCCGCCGCAACTGGCACCTATTGCCGTACGAGCAACTGCTGAAGCTGTTGCAAATCGACGAAAAAGAGTTTGCTCATCGTCTGCGGGAAGACGACTTTCTGT is drawn from Bremerella alba and contains these coding sequences:
- a CDS encoding flagellar biosynthesis anti-sigma factor FlgM; translation: MHINGPTAVHPAQSIRGPHHAPQAPTVDSRSQFDTVDELDISHEADFASQVKDIPDIRADRVAQIKAQIADGSYLTDEKLDLAMERLLDEIG
- a CDS encoding Fur family transcriptional regulator, which gives rise to MSDPFALEAVDVALTPMERFEEYLKSKGKRITQPRRILIEHVFSHHEHFDADQLIDELSHHSKGSDRVSRPTVYRTLNELVESGLLRKMEIGGRAVYEHDYGYPDHDHLYCTQCQQLIEFQSAELKELRDEVARKHQFRATGHRFIVNGVCEECQKKSRRKKRRVDLI
- a CDS encoding ribosomal protein L7/L12, coding for MSQDPSNLDTIKQQIRQGNKLEAIKTLREESGIGLKEAKDQVDAIQAKMIADGETLPKAGGCAGVLILIAAGLGSLGAWMLT
- the purB gene encoding adenylosuccinate lyase, giving the protein MSHEQYENPLISRYASRDMSFLWSPQKKHSTWRRLWLALAESEQELGLSISDEQLEAMRANLDNIDFDLAAKHEKRRRHDVMAHVETFAEAAPVAKPIIHLGATSCFVTDNTDLILLRESLELVRDRLVRCIYLLADFAKQYRDLPCLGFTHLQSAQPTTIGKRATLWCYDLVLDLEEVEHRLDLLRFRSTKGTTGTQASFLELLHGDHDQVKKLEKRVAEKMGFDQLYAVTGQTYSRKVDTQVLDCLSGIAQSAHKIATDVRILSHRREIEEPIEENQIGSSAMPYKRNPMRSERICGLARYVISNQANGANTLATQWMERTLDDSANRRLSLPLSFLGIDAILIILANVCDGLVVYPALIKRHLAEELPFMATENLMMAAVKAGGDRQDLHEKIRVYSREAGARIKQEGLDNDLLARIKADPAFPEFDAEAILQPLQYVGRAPEQVDDFLADIIQPIRDRYANVSLENEELKV